The following are from one region of the Pseudazoarcus pumilus genome:
- a CDS encoding entericidin A/B family lipoprotein, translating into MQKKFKMIALVLAAGLLVAGCNTMEGAGKDIEKGGEAIQKSAK; encoded by the coding sequence ATGCAGAAGAAATTCAAGATGATCGCTCTGGTTCTCGCCGCCGGCCTGCTGGTCGCGGGTTGCAACACCATGGAAGGTGCCGGCAAGGACATCGAGAAAGGTGGCGAAGCCATCCAGAAGTCGGCCAAGTGA
- the truA gene encoding tRNA pseudouridine(38-40) synthase TruA, translating into MRIAFGVEYAGDAFEGWQSQQHGRTVQDRLERAIAQIADHPVRLHCAGRTDTGVHATAQVAHFDTHAVRPVSAWVRGVNTRLDAPISVRWAVEVDDDFHARYLAVARRYRYVLHNSSTRPALLARRVGWFHLPLDVDAMARAAAMLIGTHDFTSFRATGCQAKSAIRIMHAASVARDGDFLVFDFYANGFLHHMVRNLVGALVYVGKGTHPPEWIETLLSVRDRSEGAPTFAADGLYLCGVDYPPRWPLPGDGRIIAVPRFPLV; encoded by the coding sequence ATGAGGATCGCGTTCGGCGTCGAGTATGCGGGCGATGCGTTCGAGGGCTGGCAGAGCCAGCAGCACGGGCGCACGGTGCAGGATCGTCTCGAGCGCGCGATTGCGCAGATCGCCGACCATCCCGTGCGTCTGCATTGTGCCGGCCGCACCGATACCGGCGTGCATGCCACGGCGCAGGTGGCGCACTTCGACACGCACGCTGTGCGCCCCGTCTCGGCCTGGGTGCGCGGGGTCAATACGCGGCTCGATGCGCCGATCTCGGTGCGTTGGGCGGTGGAGGTCGACGACGATTTTCATGCGCGCTACCTGGCCGTCGCTCGTCGCTATCGCTACGTATTGCACAACTCAAGCACACGCCCGGCGCTGCTGGCGCGACGCGTTGGCTGGTTTCACCTGCCTCTGGACGTCGACGCGATGGCCCGCGCGGCCGCGATGCTGATCGGGACGCATGATTTCACGTCGTTCCGGGCGACCGGCTGTCAGGCCAAGTCGGCAATCCGCATCATGCACGCAGCCAGCGTGGCGCGCGACGGCGACTTCCTGGTGTTCGACTTTTACGCCAACGGATTCCTGCACCACATGGTACGCAATCTGGTCGGTGCGCTCGTCTATGTCGGCAAGGGAACTCATCCGCCGGAGTGGATCGAGACGTTGCTGAGCGTGCGCGATCGCAGCGAGGGCGCGCCGACTTTCGCTGCCGACGGGCTCTATCTGTGCGGCGTGGATTATCCGCCGCGATGGCCGCTGCCCGGCGATGGGCGTATCATCGCCGTTCCGCGTTTTCCGCTCGTCTGA
- the asd gene encoding aspartate-semialdehyde dehydrogenase, with the protein MNKVGLVGWRGMVGSVLMQRMEEEGDFARIEPVYFSTSNAGGKAPDFGGKAGGMLHDASDIDALAACDIVVSCQGGDYTKQVFETLRTSGWNGHWIDAASTLRMADDAVIVLDPVNRDVIDAALENGNRNWIGGNCTVSLMLMGLGGLLRADLVEWISAMTYQAASGAGAQNMRDLITQMGMLRDAVADELADPRSAILDIDRKVIETMRSPDFPVDNFRGAALAGSLIPWIDVPVEHGQSKEEWKGGAECNKILGRPAFRSPGSVPIDGVCVRIGAMRCHAQALTIKLKRDVPMAEIEQILGEANDWVKVVPNEREATERDLTPAAVTGTLSVPVGRLHKMAMGPEYLSAFTVGDQLLWGAAEPLRRMLGILLGR; encoded by the coding sequence ATGAACAAGGTAGGACTGGTAGGCTGGCGCGGCATGGTCGGTTCCGTGCTGATGCAGCGCATGGAAGAGGAGGGCGATTTCGCCCGCATCGAGCCGGTGTATTTCTCGACGTCGAACGCCGGCGGCAAGGCCCCGGACTTCGGCGGCAAGGCGGGCGGTATGCTCCACGACGCCTCCGACATCGATGCACTGGCCGCGTGCGACATCGTGGTCAGCTGCCAGGGCGGGGACTACACCAAGCAGGTCTTCGAGACGCTGCGCACGAGCGGCTGGAACGGGCACTGGATCGACGCGGCCAGCACATTGCGCATGGCCGATGATGCAGTGATTGTGCTCGATCCGGTCAATCGCGACGTCATCGACGCCGCACTCGAGAACGGCAATCGCAACTGGATCGGCGGCAACTGCACGGTATCGCTGATGCTCATGGGCTTGGGCGGGCTGCTGCGTGCCGATCTGGTCGAGTGGATCTCGGCCATGACCTATCAGGCGGCCTCCGGGGCCGGCGCCCAGAACATGCGCGACCTGATCACGCAGATGGGCATGCTGCGCGATGCCGTGGCCGATGAGCTGGCCGATCCGCGTTCGGCCATCCTCGACATCGACCGCAAGGTCATCGAGACGATGCGCTCGCCCGACTTTCCGGTGGACAACTTCCGCGGCGCCGCGCTGGCGGGCAGCCTGATCCCGTGGATCGACGTGCCGGTCGAGCATGGCCAGTCCAAGGAAGAGTGGAAGGGTGGCGCCGAGTGCAACAAGATTCTCGGCCGACCCGCGTTCCGCAGTCCGGGCAGTGTGCCCATCGACGGCGTGTGCGTTCGCATCGGCGCGATGCGCTGCCACGCCCAGGCACTCACCATCAAGCTCAAGCGCGACGTACCGATGGCCGAGATCGAGCAGATCCTCGGCGAGGCCAACGACTGGGTCAAGGTCGTTCCGAACGAGCGTGAGGCCACCGAGCGCGATCTCACGCCGGCGGCGGTTACCGGTACGCTGTCGGTACCTGTGGGGCGCCTGCACAAGATGGCGATGGGACCGGAATACCTGAGTGCATTCACGGTCGGCGATCAGTTGCTGTGGGGCGCGGCCGAGCCGCTGCGTCGCATGCTCGGCATCCTGCTCGGGCGCTGA
- a CDS encoding FimV/HubP family polar landmark protein, translating to MNKSLRVSVLAAAIAATLPSWVGAAGLGGINVFSALGQPLRAEIELQAAADELDGMAALVPGPDAFRQAGLTYSPLMQDLEITIDRSSSRPVLRVNSRRAVSEPFVDVLVELSWSAGRVTREYTLLLDPVERRPAEAASSGQAQTQTRSSLAAPAASGGSSGEHRVRGGETLHRIAMQYMPEGAHLEQMLIALLRANEHAFADGNINRLLANSRLDIPDEDAVAAVGVVEAQDQVRAQAQAFEAYRRRVAGAAAARAPASEPAPSTQREGRVEPRVEEVVRSDGPRDQVQVSGAPIPQAPAEANASTPAADIPPPVDTAAVAAEEDLVVISRQLDEANSRIAELEAAIRDMQRAFEINNRLQAERESGQAASDDAATSEGAAASEDRPAPRPAAPPPAPAPAQPSMLESLAANPLLLGGGALVLGLLALLGIRIARRRREEAEFMDSPDYAEPHGDSPSVVSAPGGERVDTDTSSAGPSSVLDTDFSQTGLSAIDANEGVDPVAEADVYLAYGRDAQAEEILLDALKVDASRHAIYLKLLEVYEQRGDRKQFEAIATDLYGRTGGEGADWQKAVAMGRRVDPDNPLYGGSGNTTVPPTAGALAGAAAATAATTAIAADRADDEASEAALPELDAQSDEAQELSEPQVQDEIASLDFDLDAVAEEPETVTPAEPEESAGTASAGHDDGSMLSFDLDLGDDAPGGPQATAAATEEDATPPVEESTFMDLEKTEFDANVLDFDLDLSPPTSEEAGHASSADDDMDLSTVDPSLDDLQAGSRAAAEDAQNLESAGVVPEFAAEDVQREMDTKLELARAYDEMGDREGARELLDEVVKEGSPEQREAAERMLEKLA from the coding sequence ATGAACAAATCGCTCAGGGTATCCGTTCTCGCAGCCGCCATCGCTGCGACGCTCCCGTCATGGGTCGGTGCCGCCGGACTCGGCGGCATCAATGTTTTCAGCGCACTGGGGCAGCCCTTGCGCGCTGAAATCGAGCTTCAGGCCGCAGCGGACGAACTGGACGGCATGGCCGCGCTGGTGCCGGGGCCGGATGCCTTCCGTCAAGCCGGCTTGACGTACTCGCCGCTGATGCAGGATCTCGAGATCACCATCGACCGGTCGTCGAGCCGACCGGTGTTGCGCGTCAACAGCCGCCGCGCCGTCAGCGAACCCTTCGTCGACGTCCTCGTTGAACTGAGCTGGTCAGCCGGCCGCGTGACGCGCGAGTACACGCTGTTGCTCGATCCGGTCGAGCGGCGGCCCGCCGAGGCTGCATCGAGCGGCCAGGCGCAGACCCAAACGCGGTCCTCCCTGGCGGCGCCCGCAGCGAGCGGGGGCAGTTCCGGCGAACATCGCGTACGCGGCGGCGAGACCCTGCATCGCATCGCGATGCAGTACATGCCCGAAGGCGCACACCTCGAGCAGATGCTCATCGCGCTGCTGCGTGCCAACGAGCACGCCTTCGCCGATGGCAACATCAATCGCTTGCTCGCCAATTCGCGGCTCGACATCCCGGACGAGGATGCCGTCGCCGCAGTCGGTGTGGTCGAGGCGCAGGATCAGGTTCGCGCCCAGGCCCAGGCGTTCGAGGCCTACCGGCGCCGCGTTGCCGGCGCCGCGGCCGCGCGTGCGCCCGCTTCCGAGCCCGCGCCCTCGACGCAGCGCGAGGGGCGTGTCGAGCCGCGTGTCGAGGAAGTGGTGCGCAGCGACGGGCCGCGTGATCAGGTCCAGGTTTCGGGCGCGCCCATCCCGCAGGCGCCGGCAGAGGCGAATGCTTCGACCCCGGCGGCCGACATTCCACCTCCGGTCGATACCGCTGCCGTCGCCGCAGAGGAAGACCTGGTCGTCATCTCACGTCAACTCGACGAGGCCAACAGCCGCATCGCCGAGCTCGAGGCAGCGATCCGGGACATGCAGCGCGCGTTCGAGATCAACAACCGATTGCAGGCGGAGCGCGAGAGCGGGCAAGCCGCGAGCGACGATGCGGCCACGAGCGAGGGTGCTGCAGCGTCCGAGGATCGCCCGGCGCCTCGCCCGGCCGCGCCGCCACCGGCTCCGGCTCCGGCGCAACCGTCGATGCTCGAGTCCCTTGCCGCCAATCCGCTGCTGCTCGGTGGCGGGGCGCTGGTGCTGGGCCTGCTCGCATTGCTGGGCATCCGTATCGCACGGCGTCGCCGCGAGGAAGCGGAGTTCATGGATTCGCCGGACTACGCCGAACCGCACGGCGATTCGCCGTCGGTGGTCAGTGCACCGGGTGGCGAACGCGTCGACACCGACACTTCGTCGGCCGGCCCGTCGAGCGTGCTCGATACCGATTTCAGTCAGACCGGGCTGTCGGCGATTGACGCCAACGAAGGGGTCGACCCCGTCGCCGAGGCCGACGTCTATCTGGCCTACGGACGCGATGCGCAGGCCGAGGAGATCCTGCTCGATGCGCTCAAGGTCGACGCTTCGCGTCACGCCATCTACCTGAAGCTGCTCGAGGTCTATGAGCAGCGCGGCGACCGCAAGCAGTTCGAGGCGATCGCCACCGATCTGTATGGTCGTACCGGCGGCGAGGGCGCGGATTGGCAGAAGGCCGTCGCCATGGGCCGGCGCGTCGACCCGGACAATCCGCTCTACGGTGGTTCCGGCAATACTACGGTGCCTCCGACCGCTGGCGCGCTCGCGGGTGCGGCCGCCGCGACCGCAGCGACGACGGCGATCGCCGCGGACAGGGCGGATGACGAAGCGTCCGAGGCCGCCCTGCCGGAACTCGACGCGCAGTCGGACGAAGCGCAGGAACTGTCCGAGCCGCAGGTACAGGACGAGATCGCTTCGCTGGACTTCGACCTCGATGCAGTCGCAGAGGAACCGGAGACGGTGACGCCGGCCGAACCCGAGGAGTCCGCCGGGACGGCCAGCGCCGGCCACGATGACGGAAGCATGCTTTCGTTCGACCTGGATCTCGGCGACGACGCGCCCGGCGGACCGCAGGCGACGGCGGCGGCGACGGAAGAAGACGCAACGCCGCCGGTCGAGGAATCGACCTTCATGGATCTGGAGAAGACCGAGTTCGACGCCAACGTGCTCGACTTCGATCTCGACCTGAGTCCGCCGACGAGCGAGGAGGCCGGTCACGCGTCGTCCGCGGACGACGACATGGATCTGTCGACGGTCGACCCCAGTCTCGACGATCTCCAGGCGGGTTCGCGCGCTGCCGCAGAGGACGCTCAGAACCTGGAGTCGGCCGGGGTAGTGCCCGAGTTCGCGGCCGAAGACGTGCAGCGCGAGATGGACACCAAGCTCGAACTGGCGCGTGCCTACGACGAAATGGGCGATCGTGAGGGTGCGCGCGAACTGCTCGACGAAGTCGTCAAAGAGGGCTCGCCCGAACAGCGTGAGGCTGCCGAGCGCATGCTCGAGAAACTCGCATGA
- a CDS encoding CbiQ family ECF transporter T component translates to MMHSGLLVFLWLLAVAGLQFIDLGTLTLVLAASVIAAARHAPARGKRLVKRVRFILIAIVILFAGFTPGEAIFVDWPAISPSREGMVLAYEHAARVLVVVLFVALLMEYLPAPRLVGALHALLRPLRPLGVPADRVAVRTLLVLRFVEAEKPPRWDHWISDDSNDLHEAIAVERQAFGTLDRVVIALLALSTCVLLW, encoded by the coding sequence ATGATGCATTCCGGTCTGCTGGTCTTTCTGTGGCTGCTCGCCGTGGCGGGTCTCCAATTTATCGATCTTGGCACGCTCACGCTGGTACTCGCCGCGAGCGTGATCGCGGCGGCGCGCCATGCGCCGGCGCGTGGCAAGCGGCTCGTCAAACGTGTGCGCTTCATCCTGATCGCGATCGTCATCCTCTTCGCCGGCTTCACGCCGGGCGAAGCGATCTTCGTCGACTGGCCGGCCATCAGCCCTTCGCGCGAGGGCATGGTGCTCGCCTACGAGCATGCCGCGCGCGTGCTCGTCGTCGTGCTGTTCGTCGCGCTGCTCATGGAGTACCTGCCCGCGCCGCGATTGGTCGGGGCCCTGCATGCGCTGTTGCGGCCCCTGCGCCCGCTGGGCGTGCCGGCCGATCGCGTTGCCGTACGCACCCTGCTGGTGCTGCGATTCGTCGAGGCGGAAAAGCCTCCGCGTTGGGATCACTGGATCAGCGATGACTCGAACGATCTGCACGAGGCCATCGCGGTCGAGCGCCAGGCCTTCGGCACCCTTGATCGCGTCGTGATCGCGCTGCTCGCGCTGAGCACCTGCGTGCTGCTGTGGTGA
- the trpB gene encoding tryptophan synthase subunit beta, which translates to MQMADTPYTLPDASGHFGPYGGAFVSETLIPAIAELRAAYEAARKDPEFIAEFEYELKHYVGRPSPVYFARRLTEHCGGARIYLKREDLNHTGAHKVNNCIGQAMLARRMGKPRVIAETGAGQHGVATATVAARYGMECVVYMGSEDVRRQAANVYRMKLLGATVVPVESGSRTLKDALNEAMRDWVTNVSDTFYIIGTVAGPHPYPMLVRDFQSVIGQECLTQVPEQTGRHPDYVIACVGGGSNAMGIFHPYIGVPGVRLVGVEAAGEGIDSGHHSASLSAGRPGVLHGNRTYLLQNDDGQIIETHSISAGLDYPGVGPEHAWLKDSARAEYVGVTDDEALQAFHDLCRLEGIIPALESSHAIAHAMRLAPKLDADKILLVNLSGRGDKDMHTVAERSGIQF; encoded by the coding sequence ATGCAGATGGCTGACACACCTTATACCCTTCCGGACGCGAGCGGCCACTTCGGCCCCTACGGCGGCGCCTTCGTCTCGGAGACGTTGATTCCGGCGATCGCCGAACTGCGCGCGGCCTACGAGGCGGCGCGCAAGGATCCGGAATTCATCGCCGAGTTCGAGTACGAACTCAAGCACTACGTCGGCCGTCCCAGCCCGGTGTATTTTGCACGGCGTCTTACCGAGCATTGCGGCGGCGCGCGCATCTACCTCAAGCGCGAGGATCTGAACCACACCGGTGCACACAAGGTGAACAACTGCATCGGCCAGGCCATGCTGGCGCGGCGCATGGGCAAGCCGCGCGTGATCGCCGAGACCGGGGCCGGCCAGCACGGCGTTGCCACGGCCACCGTGGCCGCGCGCTACGGCATGGAGTGCGTGGTGTACATGGGTTCCGAGGACGTGCGTCGCCAGGCCGCCAACGTCTATCGCATGAAGCTGCTGGGCGCGACCGTGGTGCCGGTCGAATCGGGCTCGCGCACGCTCAAGGACGCGCTCAACGAGGCCATGCGCGACTGGGTCACGAACGTCTCCGACACCTTCTACATCATCGGTACGGTGGCCGGCCCGCATCCGTACCCGATGTTGGTGCGTGACTTCCAGTCGGTGATCGGTCAGGAATGCCTGACCCAGGTGCCCGAGCAGACCGGACGCCATCCGGACTACGTCATCGCCTGCGTCGGCGGCGGCTCCAACGCGATGGGCATTTTCCATCCCTACATCGGCGTGCCGGGCGTCCGTCTGGTCGGCGTCGAGGCCGCCGGCGAAGGCATCGACAGTGGTCATCATTCCGCGAGCCTGTCGGCTGGTCGGCCCGGCGTGCTGCATGGCAACCGCACCTATCTGCTGCAGAACGACGACGGCCAGATCATCGAGACGCACTCGATCTCGGCCGGCCTCGACTACCCCGGCGTGGGTCCCGAGCACGCCTGGCTCAAGGACAGCGCGCGGGCCGAGTACGTCGGCGTGACCGATGACGAGGCCTTGCAGGCCTTCCACGACCTGTGCCGTCTCGAGGGCATCATCCCGGCGCTCGAGAGTTCGCACGCGATCGCCCATGCAATGCGTCTGGCGCCGAAGCTCGATGCCGACAAGATCCTGCTGGTGAACCTCTCGGGGCGCGGCGACAAGGACATGCACACCGTCGCCGAGCGCTCAGGCATCCAGTTCTGA
- the leuD gene encoding 3-isopropylmalate dehydratase small subunit: MKKFETLDGLVAPLDRANVDTDAIIPKQFLKSIKRTGFGPNLFDEWRYLDVGQPGQDCSARPKNPDFVLNQPRYEGAQILLARENFGCGSSREHAPWALEDYGFRVIIAPSFAEIFFNNSFKNGLLPIVLPTQTVDELFRECEATEGYRLVVDLVAQTVTRPDGTSISFEVDDFRKECLLNGWDDIGLTLLHGDEIKAFEARRRTEHPYYFS; the protein is encoded by the coding sequence ATGAAGAAATTCGAGACCCTCGACGGTCTCGTCGCTCCCCTGGACCGGGCGAACGTCGACACCGATGCGATCATTCCGAAACAGTTCCTGAAGTCGATCAAGCGCACCGGCTTCGGACCGAACCTGTTCGACGAATGGCGTTACCTCGATGTCGGCCAGCCCGGCCAGGACTGCAGCGCACGACCGAAGAACCCGGACTTCGTACTCAACCAGCCACGTTACGAGGGCGCGCAGATCCTGCTCGCGCGCGAGAACTTCGGTTGTGGCAGTTCGCGCGAGCACGCCCCCTGGGCACTCGAGGACTACGGCTTTCGCGTGATCATCGCGCCGAGCTTTGCCGAAATATTCTTCAACAACAGCTTCAAGAACGGGCTGTTGCCGATCGTGCTGCCGACGCAGACCGTCGATGAACTGTTCCGCGAGTGCGAGGCCACGGAGGGTTACCGCCTGGTCGTCGACCTGGTCGCGCAAACGGTCACCCGCCCCGACGGCACGAGCATCTCCTTCGAGGTCGATGACTTCCGCAAGGAATGCCTGCTCAATGGCTGGGACGACATCGGGCTGACCCTGCTGCACGGCGACGAGATCAAGGCCTTCGAAGCGCGCCGACGCACCGAGCATCCGTATTACTTTTCCTGA
- the leuC gene encoding 3-isopropylmalate dehydratase large subunit, whose product MKPRTLYDKLWDAHLVRQEANGTALIYIDRHLVHEVTSPQAFEGLKLAQRKPWRVHSIVATADHNTPTDHWDEGIKDPVSRQQVETLDANIREVGALAYFPFRDDRQGIVHVIGPENGATLPGMTVVCGDSHTSTHGAFGCLAHGIGTSEVEHVLATQCLLQKKSKNMLVRVDGDLPRGVTAKDIVLAIIGKIGTAGGTGYAIEFGGSAIRALSMEGRMTICNMAIEAGARAGLVAVDQTTIDYVEGRPFAPTGEDWDKAVAYWRTLHSDEDAVFDRVVELDAATIEPQVTWGTSPEMVTAIGGRVPDPASISDPVRRESTERALKYMGLAPNTPMTEIALDQVFIGSCTNSRIEDLREAAAVVKGRRKADNVRRVLVVPGSGLVKVQAEKEGLDRIFLDAGFEWREPGCSMCLAMNADRLEPGERCASTSNRNFEGRQGAGGRTHLVSPAMAAAAAVTGHFVDVRNMN is encoded by the coding sequence ATGAAACCGCGCACCTTGTACGACAAATTGTGGGACGCCCATCTGGTGCGGCAGGAAGCCAACGGCACGGCACTGATCTACATCGATCGCCATCTCGTGCACGAGGTCACCAGCCCGCAAGCTTTCGAGGGGCTCAAGCTCGCGCAGCGCAAGCCCTGGCGCGTGCACTCGATCGTCGCCACGGCCGATCACAACACGCCCACCGATCACTGGGATGAAGGCATTAAGGATCCCGTCTCGCGCCAGCAGGTCGAGACGCTGGATGCCAACATCCGCGAGGTCGGTGCGCTGGCCTACTTTCCGTTCCGTGACGATCGCCAGGGCATCGTGCACGTCATCGGCCCCGAGAACGGTGCGACCCTGCCCGGCATGACCGTGGTGTGCGGCGACTCGCACACCTCGACGCACGGCGCTTTCGGCTGCCTCGCGCACGGCATCGGCACCTCGGAAGTGGAGCATGTGCTCGCCACGCAGTGTCTGCTGCAGAAGAAGTCCAAGAACATGCTGGTGCGCGTCGATGGCGACTTGCCACGTGGCGTGACCGCCAAGGACATCGTGCTGGCCATCATCGGCAAGATCGGCACCGCGGGCGGCACCGGCTACGCAATCGAGTTCGGCGGCAGCGCGATTCGCGCCCTGTCGATGGAAGGGCGCATGACGATCTGCAACATGGCCATCGAGGCCGGCGCACGCGCCGGCTTGGTGGCGGTGGATCAGACCACGATCGATTATGTCGAGGGACGCCCGTTCGCGCCGACCGGCGAGGACTGGGACAAGGCCGTGGCCTACTGGCGCACGTTGCACTCCGACGAGGATGCCGTGTTCGACCGCGTGGTGGAGCTAGACGCCGCTACCATCGAGCCGCAAGTGACCTGGGGCACCTCGCCCGAGATGGTCACCGCGATCGGCGGGCGTGTGCCTGATCCGGCGAGCATCAGCGATCCGGTGCGCCGCGAGAGTACCGAGCGTGCGCTCAAGTACATGGGGCTGGCCCCGAACACCCCGATGACCGAGATCGCGCTCGATCAGGTCTTTATCGGCTCCTGCACCAACTCGCGCATCGAGGATCTGCGCGAGGCCGCCGCAGTGGTGAAGGGTCGTCGCAAGGCGGATAATGTGCGCCGTGTGCTGGTCGTGCCGGGTTCGGGTCTGGTCAAGGTGCAGGCCGAAAAAGAAGGTCTGGACCGGATTTTCCTGGATGCCGGTTTCGAGTGGCGCGAACCGGGCTGTTCGATGTGCCTGGCGATGAATGCCGACCGGCTGGAACCGGGCGAGCGTTGCGCGTCGACCTCCAACCGCAATTTCGAGGGCCGTCAGGGAGCTGGAGGGCGGACTCATCTCGTGAGTCCCGCGATGGCCGCAGCCGCGGCCGTGACCGGGCATTTTGTCGATGTACGCAACATGAACTGA
- the leuB gene encoding 3-isopropylmalate dehydrogenase — protein sequence MKICIAPGDGIGPEIMAEAVRVLKALDLKMEFEEAQVGGCAVDATGDPLPEASQKLVREADAILLGAVGGPKWDANPREQRPERGLLRIRKDLNLFANFRPAILYAELANASSLKPDIVSGLDILIVRELTGDIYFGQPRAIEIRDGERFGFNTMHYSESEIRRIGRVAFEAARKRNKRLCSVDKMNVLETSQLWREVMIELEPEYPDVELSHMLVDNAAMQLVRNPRQFDVIVTGNMFGDILSDEAAMLTGSIGMLPSASLDENSKGMYEPSHGSAPDIAGKGLANPLATILSAAMMLRYTFSLDEHAQRIENAVQKVLAEGYRTGDIYEPGLKRVGTTQMGDAVLAAL from the coding sequence ATGAAGATTTGCATTGCCCCGGGCGACGGTATCGGCCCGGAGATCATGGCTGAAGCGGTTCGCGTGCTCAAGGCGCTGGACCTGAAGATGGAGTTCGAGGAGGCTCAGGTCGGTGGTTGCGCCGTGGACGCGACCGGTGACCCGCTGCCCGAGGCCTCGCAGAAACTCGTGCGCGAGGCCGATGCCATCCTGCTGGGCGCCGTCGGTGGACCCAAGTGGGACGCCAATCCGCGCGAACAGCGGCCCGAGCGCGGCCTGTTGCGCATCCGCAAGGATCTCAACCTGTTCGCCAACTTCCGACCGGCGATCCTGTACGCCGAACTGGCCAACGCCTCTTCGCTCAAGCCGGACATCGTCTCCGGGCTGGACATCCTGATCGTGCGCGAACTCACCGGCGACATCTACTTCGGTCAGCCGCGGGCCATCGAGATCCGCGACGGCGAGCGCTTCGGCTTCAACACCATGCACTACTCGGAGAGCGAGATCCGCCGCATCGGCCGCGTCGCCTTCGAGGCCGCGCGCAAGCGCAACAAGCGCCTGTGCTCGGTCGACAAGATGAACGTGCTCGAGACCTCGCAGTTGTGGCGTGAGGTGATGATCGAACTCGAACCGGAATACCCGGATGTCGAGTTGTCCCACATGCTCGTGGACAACGCGGCGATGCAACTGGTGCGCAACCCCAGGCAGTTCGACGTGATCGTCACCGGCAACATGTTCGGCGACATCCTCTCGGACGAGGCGGCGATGCTCACCGGTTCGATCGGCATGCTGCCGTCGGCCTCGCTCGACGAGAACAGCAAGGGCATGTACGAGCCCTCGCATGGCTCGGCACCGGACATCGCCGGCAAGGGGCTGGCCAACCCGCTGGCGACCATCCTGTCGGCGGCGATGATGCTGCGCTACACGTTCTCGCTCGACGAGCACGCGCAGCGCATCGAGAATGCGGTGCAGAAGGTGCTCGCCGAGGGCTACCGCACGGGCGACATCTACGAGCCGGGGCTCAAGCGCGTCGGTACCACGCAGATGGGCGACGCGGTACTCGCGGCCCTGTGA
- a CDS encoding phosphoribosylanthranilate isomerase — translation MHRTRVKICGLTRIEDVHAAVDAGADAIGLVFYPPSARCVTLERAAELVAAVPPFVSVVGLFVNPAEALVREVLAHVRLHVLQFHGDEHEADCARFARPWLKAARVRAGLDLLEFNASHAGATGILLDAFVEGYGGGGRTFDWSLIPSGLNRRRLILSGGLDADNVTEAVRRVRPWAVDVSSGVEVEKGIKSAEKISAFIAGVRNADG, via the coding sequence ATGCATCGAACCCGAGTCAAGATCTGCGGCCTGACGCGCATCGAGGACGTGCACGCGGCGGTCGATGCCGGCGCCGATGCGATCGGTCTGGTCTTCTATCCGCCCAGTGCGCGCTGCGTGACGCTGGAGCGTGCCGCCGAACTGGTCGCCGCCGTGCCGCCGTTCGTCAGCGTGGTGGGGCTGTTCGTCAACCCCGCGGAAGCCTTGGTGCGCGAGGTGCTCGCGCATGTCCGATTGCACGTGTTGCAGTTCCACGGCGACGAGCACGAGGCCGATTGCGCGCGTTTCGCCCGCCCGTGGCTCAAGGCCGCGCGGGTGAGAGCGGGCCTCGATCTGTTAGAATTCAACGCTTCCCATGCCGGCGCGACGGGCATTCTGCTCGACGCCTTCGTCGAGGGCTATGGCGGTGGCGGCAGGACCTTTGATTGGTCGCTGATCCCTTCAGGCCTGAACCGTCGCCGGCTGATCCTGTCCGGAGGACTGGACGCGGACAATGTCACCGAGGCGGTGCGTCGCGTGCGTCCGTGGGCGGTCGACGTCTCGAGCGGCGTCGAAGTGGAGAAGGGCATCAAGAGCGCGGAGAAGATCTCCGCGTTCATCGCTGGAGTTCGAAATGCAGATGGCTGA